A genome region from Gigantopelta aegis isolate Gae_Host chromosome 3, Gae_host_genome, whole genome shotgun sequence includes the following:
- the LOC121368474 gene encoding M-phase inducer phosphatase-like, giving the protein MVSRSLCFDADLSPPPQTSDDDFNDVFFSSSSPWIDEDSRDSGYGSPNNQILSPSPKRICHNARRSLFSRKRLRDDDVEADVVPKRLRLPAATCDVHSDITQRLEGEGHLIGDGSQNHSLPTVCGSKPDIASISSTTLSELIDGMYEDDISSFQIIDCRYPYEFEGGRIKGAMNVYRPEDVNSLLRSQSREELSRDKKKVLVFHCEFSSQRAPKLLRYLRNADRQLNSDQYPKLFFPEIYLLSGGYKSFFTQCQNYCTPVDYVPMLDRTHADDLRHFRSRSKSWTAGQSRRRVDQLQTLCTSLSFE; this is encoded by the exons ATGGTTTCCAGAAGTTTGTGTTTTGACGCCGACTTGTCCCCTCCTCCCCAAACAAGTGACGACGACTTCAACGACGTCTTTTTCAGCAGTTCGAGTCCTTGGATCGACGAGGATTCACGAGACAGTGGATACGGTTCTCCAAACAACCAg attTTGTCTCCCTCACCTAAACGAATCTGCCACAACGCTCGGAGGAGTCTGTTTTCCAGGAAAAGACTTAGAGACGATGATGTTGAAGCTGACGTCGTTCCAAAACGTCTTCGACTTCCTGCTGCAACGTGTGACGTACACAGTGATATCACCCAGCGACTGgaaggtgaaggtcatttgaTTGGTGATGGCTCTCAG aacCACTCCCTGCCTACCGTTTGTGGAAGTAAACCTGATATCGCATCTATTTCTTCTACTACC TTGTCCGAGTTGATCGATGGGATGTACGAGGACGACATTTCCAGTTTCCAGATCATCGACTGTAGATACCCGTACGAGTTTGAAGGAGGTCGCATTAAG ggcgcTATGAACGTGTACAGACCGGAAGACGTGAACAGTCTGCTGAGATCACAGTCACGTGAGGAGCTGTCACGTGACAAGAAGAAAGTTTTGGTCTTCCACTGTGAATTCTCCTCACAACGAGCGCCTAAACT aCTACGTTACCTGAGAAACGCCGATCGTCAACTGAACAGCGACCAGTACCCCAAGTTGTTCTTCCCTGAGATCTACCTTCTCAGTGGCGGATACAAGTCTTTCTTCACCCAGTGTCAG AACTACTGCACGCCCGTGGACTACGTGCCCATGCTTGACAGGACACACGCTGATGATCTACGTCACTTCCGGTCCCGCTCCAAGTCTTGGACAGCAGGACAGAGTAGACGACGAGTTGACCAGCTGCAGACGTTGTGTACATCGCTGTCGTTCGAATGA